In Macrobrachium rosenbergii isolate ZJJX-2024 chromosome 16, ASM4041242v1, whole genome shotgun sequence, a single genomic region encodes these proteins:
- the LOC136847476 gene encoding LOW QUALITY PROTEIN: uncharacterized protein (The sequence of the model RefSeq protein was modified relative to this genomic sequence to represent the inferred CDS: deleted 2 bases in 1 codon) yields the protein MAYLVKKTIDTAYRQSLKISGCAASRTFFTRNFIPDQAKPSDCIPNSPAPATELKWLFPASKDAEEIYHAHRYGSGLTGTCHRYNTKLPLQEEHVIDIWQMKIPSYSCCIKERDNQLWICQDPNPKLDFEVLEEKDRQETIERFSTDAIESGETPLWKARLIRVSDDSPCVLPELKEAFPYQYDLILSLHHSFIDGFTAGFGFQKLVEILNDVIAGRPPDNQPLAMCVSDADIQELNAKIRRQLEEDPVKLQELKEDTLACNNMPVLLKAFPPPGGKTILRQSHDVKQHTLQKFYAYCKSEGVTFNSGFEALINTALVEMIRDAGVHDESHQISVNMAFDMRRYMKQYELPIVGLNRRHHAHRIQTHVNVRNHFWTYTRMLHDKLSRLIKSGEVMQQYVVRQMTMPQVSLDDYYKGNPPLVRDYVLSNVGDLTKMLPGEGEHLQMTNSLIFNSIHKSPYMMLLHIFTFRGHSPYSLGYNRNSMSDDTAGEFMDRVVNLLENFPQ from the exons CAACAGCCCAGCACCAGCCACAGAATTGAAATGGTTGTTTCCTGCTTCCAAGGACGCTGAAGAAATATATCACGCACATAGATATGGCTCAGGTCTGACTGGTACGTGTCACCGCTACAATACAAAATTGCCATTGCAGGAAGAGCATGTCATTGACATTTGGCAAAT gaaaattccCAGTTACAGTTGCTGTATAAAGGAAAGAGACAATCAGCTTTGGATATGTCAAGATCCCAATCCAAAACTTGATTTTGAA GTACTGGAAGAGAAGGATCGTCAAGAAACAATTGAGAGATTCAGCACTGATgcaatagaatctggagaaactCCATTGTGGAAAGCTCGTCTCATACGAGTATCTGATGATTCTCCTTGTGTTCTGCCAGAATTAAAAGAGGCTTTTCCATACCAGTATGATCTTATACTTTCTCTCCACCATAGTTTCATAGATGGCTTCACAGCAGGTTTTGGTTTCCAAAAGCTGGTAGAGATACTAAACGATGTCATTGCTGGTCGACCTCCTGACAACCAACCCCTTGCCATGTGTGTCTCTGATGCAGATATCCAGGAACTAAATGCAAAGATCAGGAGACAGCTAGAGGAAGACCCTGTCAAACTTCAAGAACTAAAGGAAGATACACTTGCCTGTAATAACATGCCAGTGCTTCTAAAAGCATTTCCCCCACCAGGGGGAAAAACTATTCTAAGACAA TCTCATGATGTAAAACAACATACTTTACAAAAGTTTTATGCTTATTGTAAAAGTGAAGGAGTAACTTTCAACAGTGGGTTTGAAGCCCTAATTAACACAGCTTTAGTGGAAATGATAAGAGACGCTGGTGTTCATGATGAATCTCATCAAATAAGTGTTAACATGGCTTTTGACATGCGGCGGTACATGAAGCAATATGAACTACCAATTGTTGGCCTGAACAGGCGTCACCATGCACACAGAATACAAACTCATGTGAATGTTCGAAATCACTTTTGGACATATACTCGAATGCTCCATGACAAGCTTTCAAGGCTGATAAAATCTGGAGAAGTCATGCAACAATATGTTGTGCGGCAAATGACCATGCCACAGGTTTCCTTAGATGACTACTACAAAGGTAACCCACCCCTTGTTCGAGACTATGTCCTCTCaaatgttggtgatttaacaaaAATGTTACCAGGTGAGGGAGAACACTTGCAGATgacaaattcattaattttcaattcaattcataaatCACCATATATGATGTTACTACACATATTTACATTCCGTGGACACTCGCCTTATAGCCTGGGTTACAACAGGAATAGTATGTCTGATGATACTGCAGGTGAGTTTATGGATAGGGTTGTGAATCTTTTGGAGAACTTTCCTCAGTGA